The DNA window TTCGAAATCTTCATAAGCTAAACCCACGCAAGGTGTTGGCATTGTATTGACAGCATGCTAAATCTACTCAAGATGTTTTCATCATGTTGACAGCACGTAGTTCAGTaaagaagaaaatgaacaaCAAAATTGACGAACTCACTCCATGCCCAGTTACCTAAGAAGTAAAAAACAAGAGCACAATACCCCTAGCCTCTTATATGTTCGTTTCACAACAAAAGCAACATAACAAGAATATTAGAAATTATAGACAGAGATTCAAAGAGACATAAAACGAAGtacaaaatatagaaaatttaagcacaagaacCATAACTGAGAGCCATCATCCAATTGCAGAGGCTGAGAAACCAAAAAAAGCATAAGATGAGAATAAATGGTGTGAAGAACAGACAGTTAAGATCCTATATCGTGAGCCCAATTCAACTTTGCTCAGCAAATACAACACAACTGGCAAATATTTTGTACTTAATTGCGCTGGAATTAGTGTAAGAATATAGTAAATCACAGGCTTTCCATTGCTAGTCAGCTAAGCAAAGCTACAATGGTGCCACAGTCACAGcaggaaaagcaaaaagaatGTGTTTAAGACCTATAAGGTAGTCAAAGACCTCATCGTGGATGCCTTCATGTCCAGATTCTATGGTAATGCAAGCTCCCTCCCTTTCATATGGTTCATTAAGAAGCTTGGACATTTCATACTTCTTCAAAAACTTATTTACGTACACAGATGCTGAATAAGCCTGGTTAAATAGCCCATCATTTATAGCATCCATCTCTGCCAATTCCATGATCAGCTTAGCTTCCTCAGCCTGCAGACAATATTGGATTGGTTAAACATATACGACATCTATGCGATCGAGGGTATAATTGTAATACAAAGGAAAcaaatttctaaaatcaaatgatCAAAGTAATCATAATTTAACATTCTTTTCTACGTCACAACAATAAGTAATTGCATAGCATATTACCTTATATCTGAGATCTTTAAGAGCATCAACCGCCTTATCACTCTCAGCCAGTTTGACAAGGAATTCATTTGCTTGGGCTATGTCATCCCACAGATTACATTCACGAATAACTTTTTCCAGCTGGATGCGTCTAGCTTCTTCCTGTTCCAATGCTGTGGGTGCCAATATCTCAGCAGAAAGAATTGAATCTTCAATCTTTTTCCTTAAGGCAAACATACCTATAACAAGTCCATGATCTTCACCATTTAGAGACAAGATCAAAATAAACCATGGCAGAAAGGTTGCAGACCCAATTGATTGTCAAAGAGACATAAGAATTAACCATCATGTATTGGACTCTGATAGAAAAATAAGAACAGGAAACATTTGGATTCTGGTCCACCAAATGAATTGCAACATTATTTATGTTTATTATGAGCCTTTAGGATTTCCTTTGCAATGCCAGCAAAGGCAGAGAATCCACAAACTTATGCACAAACCAGAATAATATAATAATGGAGAAGAAATAAAGGACTCaagaatatttataatataGGATGAGGATTAGTTACATGTACCTTAATGATAACTTCCCTAAGAATGTTAATTAATAAATGTTTCTCAGACAACTTAGATACGATACGAGAGGTGCAAATCCTATATATTCTTTTAACCTATCTGATACAATGTGTGCCTGTCATATGATGTGGCAAGGGGAGACATTTTCcagaaattatattttggcATGAGTCCAATTGTGTAAGCCCCTGAATGCTCTCATGCTAATGTATGTCCACCATTTTTCACATTACTAGCTAAAGTTGCTTACAGTGTTCTACTCAGTCATAATTAACCTACCTACTTCATCTGTTGGCCAACCTGCAGCTATCGTTTCACCATCCAGGTTGATAGGGAAGTTTGACAGGAATATAGCCACTTAAGTCATGGGTACTTTTAATATGAGTCTGCATTGAACTATGGATAACTGACAACTTGGTGATGTAATTATACAGAGATTACAATGTGCATATGCCATCACTAATGGAAGAGATACTATGTAAATAAGGATTCAAATGCTCATAGTTCTCACTAGATTAAGGCACTAAATATGGCCTTAGCCACTGTAGGAAACTCCACCAATAAGAAATATGATAAGATTGATGCCTCCCTCAAGAAAGAAGAACAAGATTGATTCATCCTgaggaaagaaggaagaaagggaTGCTACTGTCGATAACCTGGAGTTGGAAATCGATTTCTCAGAAGGTgaatttgaaaatcaactttGAAGAACTTCTCCATGTTTTGCCTAGTTCTCATTCATCTTTGCCAGACATGAACTATTGCACAAGCTTCAGTAAATAGCTCCCAAACTAAGGTTGTACAAATATAAGTACCAACTGTTGCTAATAAAAGCCTCAGCTACCACTTTATCCCCCAAAAAATTGGCATTTCAATCTGCTAATCAGAAAATAATGTTATTCTCCCACCAAACACGTCAAAAGCATTGCATATTTGGCATAAAAGAAGCCCAACCTTGTTGTCTGTTAACAAACAAATCTTATTCCCAGACTCTGAACTTTGTTTGCTAGAAACTTAAAACACCCAAATTAGTGTTAAAAGCATACTGATTGGTCAATCTATCGTGATTAAATTACTAATGATGAAAGATGCTACTTAGGCTCATACCAAATAGGTAAAATCAAAGCTACTCCTATTATATAAGTTAAAGCTACAGAAAAGAAAGGGGAGTGAAGCATATATAATTAGCCAAATTGACCCATTAAGCATTACATGTGTATTTATATCATTTTTCTGAAGGAGACACCAATTAACTTATCTTAAAACAATGATTTCAAtgttccccttttcttttctttcttcttgaatctaggTATAGCAAATTATTTTCTTCTTATCACTCCCCGAAGAGACTCTGATTTCTGACATGGGTCCAATTTTCCTCCATTTTCCTGATATTaaagcaccaaaaaaaaaaagaaaagaaaatgacaagACTGTTGCATGACTAACTATTTTAACTATCTTTACATGAACCCACATCCTAATCAACAAATATTGCATCATATATCGTGTAATAAAAGCAGGCAATAACATATCCAGACagataaaaattcaaaaatgtAACCGTATGGTGAGTGACACAGAGAGTAGAGGGAAATCGAAACGAACCAAGTTGTTTATTGGAGTTGCTTTTGTCATTGAGGGGCTGAGAAGCTCGAATTCTTGAGCTTTTATGTCGCCGGCGGACTGAGGAAGCTGAAGAACTAAGAGCTGCACTTAGAGAAATGGGTTCAGCTGGAACTTTCGCCATGTTTTTGCTGCTCAACTCAAATACCTGTAGTTCTGACACGGTTTTTTGATTGTTGGAGTTCGGACGAACTTGGGAGTCTAAAATGGTACGAGTGGAGTTGGTGCTGGCAGTCGACCGTCTACAATTGTAACTCGCCCGATGCCAAGTTGCCTCTCCAGTCGTGCGTCATTACAAGCTCCTATAGTCCTATGGCTATTTCTCTATGGTCGAACAAAAAACTAACAATTCCCTCTTTTGCCTCCCTTATGCTTTTTCTTCTAATAATAATTTTGTTATTCTTTTCTTACAAATATCTTattgaattttatattttttataatgaaTAAACGTGCAATTGTATCTTGGATATGGGACAGGACCGTCCCTGGATGGTCTCCTCACAAGCCTCAATAAGTGGCTGAAAAAGAGCCACGCAGCCAAGGACCACAAGAGAAGCAAAAGTGTTGTCGTTCAAATTagtaaaatctaaaaaaaaaatttgagttgCCTTATCTTAACGGACTGGGTTAAACTAAACGAAACTttcaaaagtttgaattttgaaatgaaattttgaatttgatagTTAGTTTCAAGTTAAAATTGAGAAAGTCATTATTCAACACAATGTTGAAGAAAACAACTTTATCTTTCTAACCGGGAATTGAAAATTCAACATCATATTTACCTTCAAGGAAACTAATTTCTCTCTCTAGCTGGGGATAAGAAAATTGCTGAGAGATAACCTTCTTCCTCTTTGTTGAAACTAGAGGAGTAACGTGTTGTGAGGGATATGTGCTTGATGGATAAGGGTTATTCAAACTGAAGAAGCAAGCTATAGCAGTGTTTCATCATTACAAAGGAGATTTGTTGACGATTAAGGGTAAAGACCACAGATGCAACAGGTATTGACGCCTTGCTATTTCGATCATGAAGCAAATATTGGGTAGCAAAATAGAACTGAGTAAATACACCACTATCCCCGATGGCGAAGTAAGGTTGAAAAACAATGGTAGAGGTAGACGAAGGTAATTCTACTAACCCTTATCCTTAATTTTGGTTATTCATAGATCGATTAGTAACTCTTAAAATAACCAAATCATTAGATTGATAAAGGAGTTTAAGCTTCATACAACTGGGGAAAAATGTTAAGTATAGTTAGGAAAACTATGTTATAACGCAAGAGTTATGTATTATACAATTCTTGTGTTTGTATGACTATATAGAAAGTGAGTTAAAagttacaatctattgatatgaTTATACATGTATAAATTTTGCTATTTGTAATTGCTTTTAAAGTATGGCATAACTTTTGCTAACTTGTAGGATTTTGTCTAGATAAGGTGTGTGATGTACACCTTGTTTATCAGAATGTATGGTATGTTATTCATCAATAAcattatatcaaaattttttactaGATGGTTATTTGTTCCAATCACCTACTAAATTGACTATTAGTACTTATGAGAATGAATTAAATATTTAGTAGACATGTAGTTTACTTCAATAAGtagcatgtatatatataaataattagTGAATGTA is part of the Coffea eugenioides isolate CCC68of chromosome 6, Ceug_1.0, whole genome shotgun sequence genome and encodes:
- the LOC113775185 gene encoding peptide chain release factor PrfB3, chloroplastic isoform X3; translation: MAKVPAEPISLSAALSSSASSVRRRHKSSRIRASQPLNDKSNSNKQLGMFALRKKIEDSILSAEILAPTALEQEEARRIQLEKVIRECNLWDDIAQANEFLVKLAESDKAVDALKDLRYKAEEAKLIMELAEMDAINDGLFNQAYSASVYVNKFLKKYEMSKLLNEPYEREGACITIESGHEGIHDERWAEQLVQMYIKWAEKQGHKWRIIEKFPSKNGGIKSAILEFESNFVYGYLMGERGVHRMIKASPDGSLASEGSSATVDVIPLFLESVPDIFIDDKVLMISFSSTDEEYLSRTSPSVHIQHIPTGFTVKATGNWKCGVPLRSYVLVTRFLGKRNN
- the LOC113775185 gene encoding peptide chain release factor PrfB3, chloroplastic isoform X2 yields the protein MAKVPAEPISLSAALSSSASSVRRRHKSSRIRASQPLNDKSNSNKQLGMFALRKKIEDSILSAEILAPTALEQEEARRIQLEKVIRECNLWDDIAQANEFLVKLAESDKAVDALKDLRYKAEEAKLIMELAEMDAINDGLFNQAYSASVYVNKFLKKYEMSKLLNEPYEREGACITIESGHEGIHDERWAEQLVQMYIKWAEKQGHKWRIIEKFPSKNGGIKSAILEFESNFVYGYLMGERGVHRMIKASPDGSLASEGSSATVDVIPLFLESVPDIFIDDKVLMISFSSTDEEYLSRTSPSVHIQHIPTGFTVKATGPSYRELEMWSASKKLCSGNKIFGEEK